From one bacterium genomic stretch:
- a CDS encoding cob(I)yrinic acid a,c-diamide adenosyltransferase, whose amino-acid sequence MRLTKIYTRQGDDGSTGLASGARVGKDDPQVDAYGDVDELNSFLGAALAAGVAADARAVLERIQSELFNLGGELSLIGADPDKRPPPLVQPRHVERLERECDRFNEPLGPLTNFILPGGSPGAAALNVARAVCRRAERKCVALARTRPVPPETIQYLNRLSDLLFILARHENRARGVADVLWKTDV is encoded by the coding sequence ATGAGGCTGACCAAGATCTACACCCGGCAGGGGGACGACGGCTCGACCGGCCTCGCCTCCGGCGCGCGGGTCGGCAAGGACGACCCGCAGGTGGACGCCTACGGCGACGTGGACGAGTTGAACTCGTTCCTCGGCGCGGCGCTCGCCGCCGGCGTCGCCGCCGACGCCCGCGCGGTCCTCGAGCGGATCCAGAGCGAGCTCTTCAATCTCGGCGGCGAGCTCTCGCTGATCGGCGCCGATCCGGACAAGCGGCCGCCGCCGCTCGTCCAGCCGCGGCACGTGGAGCGGCTCGAGCGGGAGTGCGACCGCTTCAACGAGCCGCTCGGCCCGCTGACGAACTTCATCCTTCCCGGCGGCTCGCCGGGCGCCGCGGCGCTCAACGTCGCCCGCGCCGTCTGCCGCCGCGCCGAGCGGAAGTGCGTCGCCCTCGCCAGGACGCGCCCCGTTCCCCCCGAGACGATCCAGTACCTCAATCGCCTCTCCGACCTGCTCTTCATCCTCGCGCGGCACGAGAACCGCGCGCGCGGCGTGGCCGATGTTCTCTGGAAGACGGACGTCTGA
- a CDS encoding class IV adenylate cyclase has translation MREIEVKLPLEDADDARRRLGLAGAVAETPRQFEDNRLYDDAAGSLAAARRILRLRSTAGRHLVTFKAPDEGNSGDVRYKVRIEHQTTVEDAEEFDRLLQALGYRPIWRYQKFRQSYRLGAVHADLDETPIGVYLELEGLPAEIDAAAAALGFAPADYVASSYRALFEHRGLAGDMVFPPHQERA, from the coding sequence ATGCGCGAGATCGAAGTCAAGCTGCCGCTCGAGGACGCCGACGACGCGCGGCGACGCCTCGGCCTCGCCGGCGCCGTCGCGGAGACGCCGCGCCAGTTCGAGGACAATCGCCTCTACGACGACGCGGCCGGATCGCTCGCCGCGGCGCGGCGCATCCTGCGCCTCCGCTCGACCGCGGGCCGGCATCTCGTCACGTTCAAGGCCCCCGACGAAGGGAACTCCGGCGACGTCCGCTACAAGGTCCGCATCGAGCACCAGACGACCGTCGAGGACGCCGAGGAGTTCGACCGGCTGCTGCAGGCGCTCGGCTACCGGCCGATCTGGCGCTACCAGAAGTTCCGCCAGTCGTACCGCCTCGGCGCGGTGCACGCCGACCTCGACGAGACGCCGATCGGCGTCTACCTCGAGCTCGAGGGGCTGCCGGCCGAGATCGACGCCGCGGCCGCGGCGCTCGGCTTCGCGCCGGCCGACTACGTCGCCTCCTCCTACCGCGCCCTCTTCGAGCACCGCGGCCTCGCGGGCGACATGGTCTTCCCGCCGCACCAAGAGCGGGCGTAG
- a CDS encoding C-GCAxxG-C-C family protein, whose translation MTNPDPLAQKDQGLNCCQAVVAPFAEELGVDLSVALRIANPFGAGIARSGSVCGAVVGALLVIGLRHGMRAPGDAAARERTMALSRRFLERFREENGATECNALLGVDVNTPEGFETARSSGLFATVCPRAIESARRILAEL comes from the coding sequence GTGACGAACCCCGACCCTCTCGCCCAGAAAGACCAAGGGCTCAACTGCTGCCAGGCCGTCGTGGCGCCGTTCGCCGAGGAACTCGGCGTAGACCTGTCCGTCGCGCTGCGGATCGCCAACCCGTTCGGCGCCGGGATCGCGCGCAGCGGATCGGTCTGCGGCGCGGTCGTCGGCGCTCTGCTCGTGATCGGCCTGCGCCACGGGATGCGCGCGCCGGGAGACGCCGCGGCGCGCGAGCGGACGATGGCCTTGTCGCGCCGCTTCCTCGAGCGGTTCCGCGAAGAGAACGGCGCGACGGAGTGCAACGCCCTGCTCGGCGTGGACGTGAACACGCCGGAGGGGTTCGAGACGGCGCGTTCCTCCGGGCTGTTCGCGACCGTCTGTCCCCGGGCGATCGAGTCGGCGCGCCGGATTCTCGCGGAACTCTGA
- a CDS encoding DUF4184 family protein: MPFTLAHPAAVLPLRPLRRWGLVFPALVVGAMAPDFEYFLRLRSESHIGHTVAGLFLFCVPAGLLLLWLHERLVRRPLALIAPSPHREALWRAALDAPRRGAGWWLRAALSLPVGAATHLLWDSVTHADGFLIPYMPFLMRSFDVPLVGPRPLCGLLQWICSALGLAALGLAYARWLKTAPRCRPADVPRLPARLRDAARALLLAAPPGAAFLFAAATWPIYHGRSPERAFVAQFLIGWVAFTAALLLLVSCAVRLLRPATAAARRRDEGRRD, encoded by the coding sequence ATGCCGTTCACGCTCGCCCACCCCGCCGCCGTCCTGCCGCTGCGCCCGCTGCGCCGCTGGGGGCTGGTCTTTCCGGCGCTCGTCGTCGGCGCGATGGCCCCCGACTTCGAATATTTCCTGCGGCTGCGGAGCGAATCGCACATCGGTCACACCGTCGCCGGCCTGTTCCTGTTCTGCGTCCCCGCGGGGCTGCTCCTGCTTTGGCTCCACGAGCGGCTTGTCCGCCGCCCGCTCGCGCTGATCGCCCCGTCTCCGCACCGCGAGGCGCTCTGGCGCGCGGCGCTCGACGCCCCGCGGCGCGGCGCCGGCTGGTGGCTGCGCGCGGCGCTCTCGCTTCCGGTCGGCGCGGCGACGCATCTGCTGTGGGATTCGGTCACCCACGCCGACGGTTTCCTGATCCCCTACATGCCGTTCCTAATGCGTTCCTTCGACGTGCCGCTGGTCGGGCCGCGGCCGCTCTGCGGCCTGCTGCAGTGGATCTGCTCCGCGCTGGGGCTCGCCGCGCTCGGACTGGCCTACGCGCGCTGGCTGAAGACCGCGCCGCGCTGCCGGCCGGCCGACGTGCCGCGGCTGCCGGCGCGGCTGCGCGACGCGGCGCGCGCGCTGCTGCTCGCGGCGCCCCCCGGCGCGGCGTTCCTCTTCGCCGCCGCGACCTGGCCGATCTACCACGGCCGCTCGCCGGAGCGGGCGTTCGTCGCGCAGTTCCTGATCGGTTGGGTCGCGTTCACCGCGGCGCTGCTGCTGCTGGTGTCGTGCGCCGTGCGTCTGCTGCGGCCGGCGACCGCGGCCGCGCGCCGTCGGGACGAGGGACGGCGGGACTGA
- a CDS encoding acetylserotonin O-methyltransferase has translation MDDAGKRAAERINQVASGFMEAKILLAAAELSLFEALRGNGATAEAVARTIGGTARGAEILLDALTSIGFVVKKGGVYRNHPDYEPLLVEDAPSHLVASLRHRNRLFQRWAFLEEIVRRRPLPERLADRANLDDPRQNENFIRAMYAVSHRSAPAIVDHVPLLGVERIADLGGGPGHYLAEFGRRAPGAELYLIDLPLTIEVARRIQAETPEGSRIRYVVWDFYNEPTPRTLPTFDLIFLSQVVHSSSAEENKALLARLFPLTTPGGAVVVHERTIEEGRTSPREAAIFAVNMLAMTPAGRTYTAAEISSWGEAAGFVAEPGKRINDVSELIRLVRPA, from the coding sequence ATGGACGACGCCGGGAAGCGGGCCGCGGAACGGATCAACCAGGTCGCGTCGGGATTCATGGAGGCGAAGATCCTCCTCGCCGCCGCCGAGCTGTCGCTCTTCGAGGCGCTGCGCGGGAACGGCGCGACGGCGGAGGCGGTCGCGCGGACGATCGGCGGCACGGCGCGCGGCGCCGAGATCCTGCTCGACGCGCTGACGTCGATCGGCTTCGTCGTCAAGAAGGGCGGCGTCTACCGCAACCACCCCGACTACGAGCCGCTGCTCGTCGAGGACGCGCCGTCGCACCTCGTCGCGTCGCTGCGCCACCGCAACCGTCTCTTCCAGCGCTGGGCGTTCCTCGAGGAGATCGTGCGCCGCCGGCCGTTGCCGGAGCGGCTGGCCGACCGAGCCAACCTCGACGATCCGCGCCAGAACGAGAACTTCATCCGCGCGATGTACGCCGTCTCCCACCGCAGCGCGCCGGCGATCGTGGACCACGTGCCGCTGCTCGGCGTCGAGCGGATCGCCGACCTCGGCGGCGGGCCGGGCCACTACCTCGCCGAGTTCGGCCGCCGCGCCCCCGGCGCGGAGCTCTATCTGATCGACCTGCCGCTGACGATCGAGGTCGCGCGGCGCATCCAGGCCGAGACGCCCGAAGGGTCGCGCATCCGCTACGTCGTCTGGGACTTCTACAACGAGCCGACGCCGCGGACGCTGCCGACGTTCGACCTGATCTTCCTCTCGCAGGTCGTCCACAGCTCCTCGGCCGAGGAGAACAAGGCGCTGCTCGCGCGCCTCTTCCCGCTGACGACGCCGGGCGGCGCGGTCGTCGTCCACGAGCGGACCATCGAAGAGGGCCGCACGTCGCCGCGCGAGGCGGCGATCTTCGCCGTCAACATGCTCGCGATGACCCCCGCGGGGCGCACCTACACGGCCGCGGAGATCTCGTCGTGGGGCGAGGCGGCCGGCTTCGTCGCCGAACCGGGAAAGCGGATCAACGACGTCTCGGAACTGATCCGGCTCGTGCGGCCGGCCTGA
- a CDS encoding phosphotransferase — protein sequence MSSTPSTADSVAALAARFRAAEALPLAPDASTRFFARLRFAAGGTAVAMIDAAGGAAALDRMAAANELLTGVGVPVPRILDRDDALSALLFEDAGDTLLADALPRLSADARRRVYERAARIAARIGLAGTPLVDGAHPLSRPQLGRPRLRWELSLFATHDVAARRGEVDWALFSELGRFFDHLCDGLTLGTAELAHRDFHARNLMLAANGGLVVVDYQDALLAPVHYDVASLLRDPYVEPDAALSKAAAAAYAAERGGPADLEADPDFALAALQRDLKAIGTYASQARLLGRERFLASIPAAERLARRALPALPLDLRDDARRLLDRLRFAAD from the coding sequence ATGTCTTCCACCCCTTCGACCGCTGATTCCGTCGCCGCGCTCGCCGCGCGTTTCCGCGCCGCGGAGGCCCTCCCGCTCGCCCCCGACGCGTCCACCCGCTTCTTCGCGCGCCTCCGCTTCGCCGCGGGCGGAACGGCCGTGGCGATGATCGACGCCGCGGGGGGCGCCGCCGCGCTCGACCGGATGGCCGCGGCGAACGAGCTGCTGACGGGCGTCGGCGTGCCGGTCCCGCGGATCCTCGACCGCGACGACGCGCTCTCCGCGCTGCTCTTCGAGGACGCGGGCGACACGCTCCTCGCCGACGCGCTGCCCCGCCTCTCCGCCGACGCGCGACGCCGCGTCTACGAGCGGGCGGCGCGGATCGCGGCGCGGATCGGCCTCGCCGGCACGCCGCTCGTCGACGGCGCGCATCCGCTTTCCCGCCCGCAGCTCGGCCGCCCCCGCCTGCGCTGGGAACTCTCGCTCTTCGCGACGCACGACGTCGCGGCGCGCCGCGGCGAAGTGGACTGGGCGCTCTTCTCCGAGCTGGGGCGCTTCTTCGACCACCTCTGCGACGGGCTGACGCTCGGCACGGCCGAGTTGGCGCACCGCGACTTCCACGCCCGCAACCTGATGCTCGCGGCGAACGGCGGCCTCGTCGTCGTGGATTATCAGGACGCGCTCTTGGCGCCGGTCCACTACGACGTCGCCTCGCTGCTGCGCGATCCGTACGTCGAGCCGGACGCCGCGCTCTCCAAGGCCGCGGCCGCCGCCTACGCCGCGGAGCGCGGCGGTCCCGCCGACCTCGAGGCCGATCCGGACTTCGCGCTCGCCGCGCTGCAGCGGGACCTGAAGGCGATCGGCACCTACGCCAGCCAGGCGCGGCTGCTCGGGCGGGAGCGGTTCCTCGCCTCGATTCCGGCCGCGGAGCGGCTGGCGCGGCGCGCGCTCCCCGCGCTGCCGCTGGACCTGCGCGACGACGCGCGGCGGTTGCTCGACCGCCTCCGCTTCGCCGCCGACTGA
- a CDS encoding NDP-sugar synthase yields the protein MPAAMILAAGLGERMRPLTARRAKPTLPVLGASSLARLARAARAAGADALAVNAHHAPESVEAEIGRLGLPARLYVERPLMGSGGAYDAPRALLGADDVFFALNGDTLLHPPLAALAAAARAPGRGGAFLVRPGALPGRGCLELQGGLFAARHPRGSTPPAGAELADYLGAAALSRALLDFVPRGRPSDFFDEVVPAARAAGLSFALVPFAGPCLEFTSPRGYLDNLLALVERGAGALPGGAAAIAPGPPPRFVHDEAEADGAVFVGPAALERNARAARGATLDRAALLEGAVVEEGARLTRVIVDRGARVPPGAEFHDGVVCALSEDEHVFHPFDR from the coding sequence ATGCCGGCGGCGATGATCCTCGCCGCGGGGCTGGGGGAGCGGATGCGCCCCCTCACCGCCCGGCGGGCCAAGCCGACGCTGCCGGTCCTCGGCGCCTCCTCGCTGGCGCGCCTCGCGCGGGCCGCGCGCGCCGCGGGGGCCGACGCGCTGGCCGTCAACGCCCATCACGCCCCCGAGTCGGTCGAGGCGGAAATCGGGCGTCTCGGCCTTCCGGCGCGGCTCTACGTCGAGCGGCCGCTGATGGGCTCGGGCGGCGCCTACGACGCGCCGCGCGCCCTGCTCGGCGCCGACGACGTCTTCTTCGCCCTGAACGGCGACACGCTGCTCCACCCGCCGCTCGCCGCGCTCGCCGCGGCGGCGCGCGCGCCGGGTCGGGGCGGAGCGTTCTTGGTCCGTCCGGGCGCCCTCCCCGGGCGCGGCTGCCTCGAGCTGCAAGGCGGCCTGTTCGCCGCGCGCCATCCGCGCGGTTCGACGCCCCCCGCGGGCGCCGAACTCGCCGACTACCTCGGCGCCGCGGCGCTGAGCCGCGCGCTGCTCGACTTCGTGCCCCGCGGCCGGCCGTCCGACTTCTTCGACGAGGTCGTGCCCGCGGCGCGCGCGGCCGGCCTCTCGTTCGCCCTCGTGCCGTTCGCCGGACCCTGCCTTGAGTTCACCTCGCCGCGCGGCTATCTCGACAACCTGCTCGCGCTCGTCGAGCGGGGCGCCGGCGCGCTCCCCGGCGGCGCCGCGGCGATCGCGCCCGGCCCGCCGCCGCGCTTCGTCCACGACGAGGCCGAGGCGGACGGCGCGGTCTTCGTCGGCCCGGCCGCGCTCGAGCGAAACGCGCGCGCCGCGCGCGGCGCGACGCTCGACCGCGCGGCGCTGCTCGAGGGGGCGGTCGTCGAAGAAGGGGCGCGGTTGACGCGGGTGATCGTCGACCGCGGCGCGCGCGTTCCCCCCGGCGCGGAATTCCACGACGGCGTCGTCTGCGCCCTTTCCGAGGACGAGCATGTCTTCCACCCCTTCGACCGCTGA
- a CDS encoding sodium:solute symporter family protein, which yields MGWYLFVVLGYLLVLAGFNFVRSRQIKNQEDFMVAGRSLSVTTMVFTLVCTWIGSGTFIAGAEYASRAGWSALWQPAGAWVGIGVIYFLAAKIRTFGQYTVGDILEVRYGKFARLFGAVALIIAFTTIVSYQFRAGGYILATATNGAINVELGQTITAIFVIAFTALGGMMAVAHTDLPNGIIICLACCLAVPFAVAIAGGTAATHAALPAQHFAVFSQDFGAHPALKAGSYFLATLLLLMGVQSMYQKFYSAKTPRDARKAVGLWIVGTIVVETVVIAIAIFSAAHHWPELKAFDVAATVKAEVADGKLAPEKALERATALAQDEATKGAVKPEQVAALQTELDGAFKDKTTADQIRDVRAGKDPSSIVLVAAQDIAGRGGAGLVVGLLLLGAACAVVISTGMNYLLSPSTNIIRDVYQRFIRQDADQKTVVALQKVFVVVLGLAAFLMIWVPTHFGWRISVLKYAYFAYTMYGVSITPALLAALSWKRATRAGGLASIVSGAVMALLLELVVPYAFPGVMQGGDPWGIPSIYPSAIVSIGALFVVSLLTPKPTPEELKGLFEAQ from the coding sequence GTGGGCTGGTACTTGTTCGTCGTGCTCGGCTACCTGCTCGTCCTCGCCGGATTCAACTTCGTCAGGTCGCGGCAGATCAAGAACCAAGAGGACTTCATGGTCGCCGGCCGCAGCCTGTCGGTGACGACGATGGTCTTCACCCTCGTCTGCACCTGGATCGGCTCCGGCACCTTCATCGCCGGCGCGGAGTACGCCTCGCGCGCCGGATGGTCGGCCCTCTGGCAGCCGGCCGGCGCCTGGGTCGGGATCGGCGTGATCTACTTCCTCGCCGCCAAGATCCGCACCTTCGGCCAGTACACCGTCGGCGACATCCTCGAGGTCCGCTACGGCAAGTTCGCGCGCCTCTTCGGCGCCGTCGCGCTGATCATCGCCTTCACGACGATCGTCTCCTACCAGTTCCGCGCCGGCGGCTACATCCTCGCCACGGCGACGAACGGCGCGATCAACGTCGAGCTCGGCCAGACGATCACCGCGATCTTCGTCATCGCCTTCACCGCGCTCGGCGGGATGATGGCGGTGGCCCACACCGACCTGCCGAACGGCATCATCATCTGCCTCGCCTGCTGCCTCGCCGTGCCGTTCGCGGTGGCGATCGCCGGCGGGACGGCGGCGACCCACGCCGCGCTCCCCGCGCAGCACTTCGCCGTCTTTTCCCAGGACTTCGGCGCCCACCCGGCGCTCAAGGCCGGCAGCTACTTCCTCGCCACGCTGCTGCTGCTGATGGGCGTGCAGTCGATGTACCAGAAGTTCTACTCGGCCAAGACGCCGCGCGACGCGCGCAAGGCGGTCGGCCTCTGGATCGTCGGCACGATCGTCGTCGAGACGGTCGTGATCGCGATCGCGATCTTCAGCGCCGCCCACCACTGGCCGGAACTGAAGGCGTTCGACGTCGCCGCGACGGTCAAGGCGGAGGTCGCCGACGGCAAGCTGGCGCCGGAGAAGGCGCTGGAGCGGGCGACGGCGCTGGCCCAGGACGAGGCGACGAAGGGCGCCGTCAAGCCGGAGCAGGTCGCCGCGCTGCAGACGGAGCTGGACGGCGCGTTCAAGGACAAGACGACCGCCGACCAGATCCGCGACGTCCGCGCGGGGAAGGACCCGAGCTCGATCGTCCTCGTCGCGGCGCAGGACATCGCCGGGCGCGGCGGCGCCGGACTCGTCGTCGGGCTGCTGCTGCTCGGCGCGGCGTGCGCGGTGGTGATCTCGACCGGGATGAACTACCTCCTCTCGCCCAGCACGAACATCATCCGCGACGTCTACCAGCGGTTCATCCGGCAGGACGCCGACCAGAAGACGGTCGTCGCGCTGCAGAAGGTCTTCGTCGTCGTCCTCGGCCTCGCCGCGTTCCTGATGATCTGGGTGCCGACCCACTTCGGCTGGCGGATCTCGGTGCTCAAGTACGCCTACTTCGCCTACACGATGTACGGCGTCTCGATCACCCCCGCGCTGCTCGCGGCCCTCTCCTGGAAGCGGGCGACGCGCGCCGGCGGCCTGGCCTCGATCGTCTCCGGCGCGGTGATGGCGCTGCTGCTCGAGCTGGTCGTGCCGTACGCCTTCCCCGGCGTGATGCAGGGGGGCGATCCGTGGGGCATCCCCTCGATTTACCCCTCGGCGATCGTCTCGATCGGCGCGTTGTTCGTCGTCAGCCTGCTGACGCCGAAGCCGACGCCGGAAGAGCTCAAGGGATTGTTCGAAGCGCAGTGA
- a CDS encoding ABC transporter substrate-binding protein yields MRIPLAAALLAAAAGAALAAPPQRICSLSLASDEMLALLAPPGKIVCVSNLADDPELSNVARRFAPSIPRLASRIEPVLAARPDLVVLTPWNDPAVVDLLHRTGVATTTVPDAWNFETIRAATLDLGKRVGAERRAAEIVADMDKRLGDLDRRLAGAKERPRVLSFSHLIVAGTGTTVDTLIRRAGARNAAAEIGLKGHKQAPLERIIALDPDWLLLGFDPGDDAAKILEAYPLLKKTRAAREGRVIVMRPRLMTTVSPFLVDGAFELARALHPAAFPREAGR; encoded by the coding sequence ATGCGGATTCCGCTCGCCGCGGCGCTGCTCGCGGCGGCCGCGGGGGCGGCGCTCGCCGCGCCGCCGCAGCGGATCTGCTCCCTGTCGCTGGCGAGCGACGAGATGCTGGCGCTGCTCGCGCCGCCGGGGAAGATCGTCTGCGTCTCGAACCTCGCCGACGATCCGGAGCTGAGCAACGTCGCCCGCCGCTTCGCCCCGTCGATTCCCCGCCTCGCCTCGCGCATCGAGCCGGTCCTCGCCGCGCGCCCCGACCTCGTCGTCCTCACGCCGTGGAACGACCCGGCCGTCGTCGATCTGCTGCACCGCACCGGCGTGGCCACGACGACCGTGCCCGACGCTTGGAACTTCGAGACGATCCGCGCCGCGACGCTCGATCTCGGCAAGCGAGTCGGCGCCGAGCGGCGCGCCGCGGAGATCGTCGCCGACATGGACAAGCGGCTCGGCGATCTCGACCGCCGCCTGGCCGGCGCGAAGGAGCGGCCGCGCGTCCTCTCGTTCTCGCACCTGATCGTCGCCGGAACCGGCACGACGGTGGACACGCTGATCCGCCGCGCCGGCGCGCGGAACGCGGCGGCCGAGATCGGCCTCAAGGGGCACAAGCAGGCCCCGCTCGAGCGGATCATCGCCCTCGATCCCGACTGGCTGCTGCTCGGCTTCGATCCCGGCGACGACGCGGCGAAGATCCTCGAGGCCTATCCGCTGCTAAAGAAGACCCGCGCCGCGCGCGAAGGGCGCGTGATCGTGATGCGCCCGCGGCTGATGACCACCGTCTCGCCGTTCCTCGTGGACGGCGCGTTCGAGTTGGCGCGCGCGCTCCATCCCGCGGCGTTCCCCCGCGAGGCCGGGCGTTGA
- a CDS encoding iron ABC transporter permease — translation MTPRPAASRAAFWTALGLFPLLAVVCGVLFGGASAVGPWETLRALCGLPAEGAPQAVVDTLVFDVRLPRVVLLALCGAALAVAGAVLQACLQNPLADPGLLGLSGGASLGAVAAYVSGAALAFPPSVPLAAFAGALVASAIVYVAAHAAGRPTTGALLLTGVAVGSLCSSLVSVMLIVENTHRVHEVFAWLLGSAEGREWAHVKLAAAPVLVGVAGLFAFRRVADALALGEEQALSVGVDVLRGRIVLLSFVALAAGAAVSVVGPVSFVGLMAPHLVRPFSGAPARKLLPAAALAGAGFLVICDLLARAISPNVDVPVGVVTALMGVPFFLVQLHRLRIRH, via the coding sequence TTGACGCCGCGCCCCGCCGCCTCCCGCGCCGCGTTCTGGACGGCGCTGGGCCTCTTCCCGCTGCTCGCCGTCGTGTGCGGCGTGCTGTTCGGCGGCGCGTCCGCCGTCGGTCCGTGGGAGACGCTGCGCGCCCTCTGCGGTCTGCCCGCGGAAGGGGCGCCGCAGGCGGTGGTGGACACGCTCGTCTTCGACGTCCGCCTGCCGCGCGTCGTGCTCCTCGCCCTCTGCGGCGCCGCGCTCGCCGTCGCCGGCGCGGTGCTGCAGGCCTGCCTGCAGAACCCGCTCGCCGATCCGGGGCTCCTCGGCCTCTCCGGCGGCGCGTCGCTCGGCGCCGTCGCCGCCTACGTCAGCGGCGCCGCGCTCGCCTTCCCGCCGAGCGTTCCGCTCGCCGCGTTCGCCGGCGCGCTCGTCGCCTCGGCGATCGTCTACGTCGCGGCCCACGCCGCGGGGAGGCCGACGACCGGCGCGTTGCTCCTCACCGGCGTCGCCGTGGGGAGCCTCTGCTCCTCGCTCGTCTCGGTGATGCTGATCGTCGAGAACACGCACCGCGTGCACGAGGTCTTCGCCTGGCTGCTCGGCTCGGCCGAAGGGCGCGAATGGGCGCACGTCAAGCTCGCCGCGGCGCCGGTGCTCGTCGGCGTGGCCGGCCTCTTCGCCTTCCGGCGCGTCGCCGACGCGCTCGCGCTCGGCGAGGAGCAGGCCCTCTCGGTCGGCGTGGACGTGCTGCGCGGACGGATCGTCCTGCTCTCGTTCGTGGCCCTCGCCGCCGGCGCCGCCGTCAGCGTCGTCGGACCGGTCTCGTTCGTCGGCCTGATGGCCCCGCACCTCGTGCGGCCGTTCTCCGGCGCCCCGGCGCGCAAGCTTCTCCCCGCGGCCGCGCTCGCCGGCGCCGGGTTCCTCGTGATCTGCGACCTGCTGGCCCGCGCGATCTCGCCGAACGTGGACGTGCCGGTCGGCGTCGTCACCGCGCTGATGGGCGTGCCGTTCTTCCTCGTCCAGCTTCACCGTCTCCGCATCCGCCACTGA
- the dinB gene encoding DNA polymerase IV: MDRIILHLDMDAFFAAVEQRERPELRGKPVIIGRPGPRGVVATCSYEARKFGVRSAMPAVTAARLCPDGVWVAPRFHLYSETSRRIFELFAAASPIVEQVSVDEAYGDLSGLARTLEEGIAIARRLKEEIRARESLAASAGVSYCRFLAKIASDLEKPNGLVLLRREDVRGRLWTLPARVIPGVGPKTAERLQRIGVVTVGELARVPEARLVAEFGELWARHLHERAHGNDDTPVEPGGERKQVSEERTYLEDLTTFEQVERELLARAEGVAADLRRRGVMARTITLKARDNTFRTVTRARTLDEPADLASELHRAATALYRERVDFGGRGVRLLGLGAKDLVPAAEIPPVLFPDERKERERRVARAADELRTRFGKDAARPARLLDPRKKPDA, from the coding sequence ATGGACCGGATCATCCTCCACCTCGACATGGACGCCTTCTTCGCCGCCGTCGAACAGCGCGAGCGGCCGGAGCTGCGCGGCAAGCCGGTGATCATCGGCCGGCCCGGGCCGCGCGGCGTCGTCGCCACCTGCTCCTACGAGGCGCGGAAGTTCGGCGTCCGTTCGGCGATGCCGGCCGTGACCGCGGCGCGCCTCTGCCCGGACGGCGTCTGGGTCGCCCCGCGCTTCCATCTCTACTCCGAAACGTCGCGGCGGATTTTCGAGCTCTTCGCCGCCGCGTCGCCGATCGTCGAGCAGGTCTCGGTGGACGAGGCTTACGGCGACCTCTCCGGCCTCGCGCGCACCCTCGAGGAGGGGATCGCGATCGCCCGGCGGCTCAAGGAGGAGATCCGCGCCAGGGAGTCGCTGGCGGCGAGCGCCGGCGTCTCGTACTGCCGCTTCCTCGCCAAGATCGCCTCCGACCTCGAGAAGCCGAACGGGCTCGTGCTGCTGCGGCGCGAGGACGTGCGCGGGCGCCTCTGGACGCTGCCGGCGCGCGTCATTCCCGGCGTCGGGCCGAAGACCGCGGAGCGGCTCCAGCGGATCGGCGTCGTCACCGTCGGCGAGCTGGCCAGGGTGCCCGAGGCGCGCCTCGTCGCGGAGTTCGGCGAGCTCTGGGCGCGCCATCTCCACGAGCGGGCGCACGGGAACGACGACACGCCGGTCGAGCCGGGGGGCGAGCGGAAGCAGGTCAGCGAGGAGCGGACCTATCTCGAGGACCTCACGACGTTCGAGCAGGTCGAGCGCGAGCTCCTGGCGCGCGCCGAGGGGGTCGCCGCCGACCTGCGGCGGCGCGGCGTGATGGCGCGGACGATCACGCTCAAGGCGCGGGACAACACCTTCCGCACGGTGACCCGCGCGCGGACGCTCGACGAACCGGCCGACCTCGCGTCGGAGCTTCACCGCGCGGCGACGGCGCTCTACCGCGAGCGGGTCGACTTCGGCGGGCGCGGGGTGCGGCTGCTCGGGCTCGGCGCGAAGGACCTGGTCCCGGCGGCGGAGATTCCGCCGGTCCTCTTCCCCGACGAGCGGAAGGAGCGCGAGCGCCGCGTGGCCCGCGCCGCCGACGAGCTGCGGACCCGCTTCGGCAAGGACGCCGCGCGCCCGGCCCGCCTGCTCGACCCGCGCAAGAAGCCCGACGCCTGA